In the Magnolia sinica isolate HGM2019 chromosome 15, MsV1, whole genome shotgun sequence genome, one interval contains:
- the LOC131228212 gene encoding pentatricopeptide repeat-containing protein At2g36240 encodes MKSPFKKLLKLRSPLTEKPPDFPKLPSMNTQNTLPIPTLSISLASQNALTQFLKSHLTSPITPSQLLSFLRTKLHHHPTFTQFDFHIFRWAALIDDSFRHDHSTYEWMARTLAITDRFDDLNSLLQTVLSDPCPCSDGTIFACPRIEPIFRFALNSFVRVGRLNDAIAAFESMKRSIDGKPNIVLYNILINGFVKHQNHEKALELYRKMVKDGVRPDVFTFNILIGSCCRNLNSDSALGLFREMRIRGCNPNVVSFNTLIRGCFREGKVEKGIGIAHEMLDLGCGFSVATCEILVDGLCRVGRVVDASTFLVGFLRKGAIPIGFDCLNLIEVLCREGKMDRALEVLDEFWASGRRPSVVACTTLIECMRNSGKIDEGLRLMERMLKDGIVPDSVTYNCVVQALCDVGQVMDANRLRVLASSKGLDPDGATFDMLVSGFAREGWRREGEGVVDEMLDAGFIPDISTYNRLMDGLRNGSMPIRRHRNVTGE; translated from the coding sequence ATGAAATCGCCCTTCAAAAAGCTCCTGAAACTCCGATCTCCTCTGACCGAAAAACCACCAGATTTCCCCAAACTACCCTCCATgaatacccaaaatacccttcCTATCCCCACCCTCTCTATTTCCCTCGCTTCCCAAAATGCCCTCACTCAATTCCTGAAATCCCATCTCActtcccccatcactccatcccagcTCCTCTCCTTCCTGCGAACCAAACTCCATCATCACCCTACATTCACACAATTCGATTTCCACATCTTCCGGTGGGCCGCTTTGATTGATGACTCCTTCCGCCACGATCACTCCACCTACGAGTGGATGGCCCGCACCCTCGCCATCACTGATCGCTTCGATGATCTCAATTCCCTCCTCCAGACCGTCCTCTCCGATCCCTGCCCGTGCTCTGATGGCACTATCTTTGCCTGCCCACGCATTGAGCCCATCTTCCGGTTTGCCCTCAATTCTTTTGTCCGGGTGGGCCGACTCAATGATGCCATTGCTGCCTTTGAATCCATGAAGAGATCCATTGATGGGAAGCCTAATATAGTCCTATACAACATTTTAATAAACGGGTTTGTTAAACATCAGAATCATGAAAAAGCCCTCGAGTTGTATCGGAAGATGGTGAAGGATGGCGTGAGACCGGATGTGTTCACGTTCAATATTTTGATTGGGAGTTGCTGTCGGAATTTGAATTCCGATTCGGCCCTGGGTCTGTTTCGGGAAATGCGGATCAGAGGTTGTAATCCAAATGTGGTTAGTTTCAACACGTTGATTCGGGGTTGTTTTAGAGAAGGGAAGGTTGAGAAGGGCATTGGGATCGCCCATGAAATGCTCGATTTGGGTTGTGGGTTTTCGGTTGCTACGTGCGAGATTTTGGTGGATGGGCTTTGTAGGGTGGGGCGGGTAGTTGATGCTTCCACTTTTTTGGTTGGGTTTTTGAGGAAAGGAGCCATTCCTATTGGGTTTGATTGTTTGAATCTCATCGAGGTACTATGTAGGGAAGGGAAGATGGATCGAGCATTGGAGGTTTTGGATGAATTTTGGGCAAGTGGAAGAAGGCCGAGTGTGGTCGCTTGTACTACGTTGATTGAATGCATGAGGAATTCAGGGAAGATTgatgaagggttgagattgaTGGAGAGGATGTTGAAAGATGGGATTGTTCCGGATAGTGTTACGTACAATTGTGTTGTTCAAGCTTTATGTGATGTTGGGCAGGTAATGGATGCGAATAGACTGAGGGTGTTGGCTTCGAGCAAAGGATTGGATCCGGATGGTGCGACATTCGATATGTTGGTTTCTGGGTTTGCGAGGGAAGGTTGGAGGAGAGAAGGCGAAGGTGTTGTTGATGAGATGTTGGATGCGGGATTCATACCGGATATTAGTACGTACAACAGGTTGATGGATGGGCTTCGAAATGGAAGTATGCCCATTCGTCGTCATAGAAATGTTACTGGTGAGTGA